One window from the genome of Acuticoccus sp. I52.16.1 encodes:
- a CDS encoding CsbD family protein has product MGELKDKAKGHAKEAAGSVKAAAGRATGDHKLEAEGHAQKARGEIDKAKGAVKGALGDKV; this is encoded by the coding sequence ATGGGTGAGTTGAAAGACAAGGCCAAAGGCCACGCCAAGGAAGCCGCCGGCTCGGTGAAGGCCGCGGCGGGCCGCGCGACCGGCGACCACAAGCTCGAGGCCGAAGGCCACGCGCAGAAGGCTCGCGGCGAGATCGACAAAGCCAAAGGCGCCGTGAAGGGCGCGCTCGGCGACAAGGTCTGA
- the pgk gene encoding phosphoglycerate kinase, protein MSDARTLDDIGPVAGKRVLVRVDLNVPMKDGAVSDTARLVAIKPTVTELADKGAKVILLAHFGRPKGERVAEMSLEPVVGALAATLGRDVAFAADCIGAPAAEAIAALADGGVLVLENTRFHAGEEKNDAAFADALAHNGDLYVNDAFSAAHRAHASTEAIAHRLPAYAGRSMEAELVALTKALGNPKRPVMAVIGGAKVSTKIDLLENLVAKVDVLVVGGGMANTFLHALGIDVGHSLVEREMAHTAQRIMTAAERAGCAIMLPKDAIAAEKFEADAPHIHIGVDEGVDHDKMILDVGGRTVHLINEAMDGVNTLVWNGPLGAFELHPFDRGTSAVALHAAKRTAAGMLSVAGGGDTVAALSHAKVADKFSYLSTAGGAFLEWLEGKPLPGVDALKPAE, encoded by the coding sequence TTGTCCGACGCCCGTACCCTCGATGACATTGGCCCGGTCGCCGGCAAGCGCGTTCTCGTCCGGGTCGACCTCAACGTGCCGATGAAGGATGGCGCGGTGTCGGACACCGCGCGCCTCGTCGCCATCAAGCCGACCGTGACGGAGCTGGCCGACAAGGGCGCCAAGGTGATCCTGCTGGCCCACTTCGGCCGTCCCAAGGGCGAGCGGGTCGCCGAGATGTCGCTCGAGCCGGTCGTCGGTGCGCTGGCCGCGACGCTGGGCCGCGACGTCGCCTTCGCGGCGGACTGCATCGGCGCTCCGGCGGCGGAGGCGATCGCGGCCCTCGCCGACGGCGGTGTGCTCGTCCTGGAGAATACCCGCTTCCATGCGGGGGAAGAGAAGAACGACGCCGCCTTCGCCGACGCGCTGGCGCACAACGGCGACCTCTACGTCAACGACGCCTTCTCCGCCGCCCACCGCGCCCATGCTTCCACCGAGGCGATCGCCCACCGCCTGCCGGCCTACGCGGGCCGCTCGATGGAGGCCGAACTCGTCGCGCTGACGAAGGCGCTGGGGAACCCCAAGCGGCCGGTGATGGCCGTGATCGGCGGCGCCAAGGTCTCCACCAAGATCGACCTCCTGGAGAACCTCGTCGCCAAGGTGGACGTCCTCGTCGTCGGCGGAGGGATGGCCAACACCTTCCTGCACGCTCTGGGGATCGACGTCGGCCACTCGCTGGTCGAGCGGGAGATGGCACACACCGCGCAGCGCATCATGACGGCGGCCGAGCGTGCCGGCTGCGCCATCATGCTCCCCAAGGACGCCATCGCCGCCGAGAAGTTCGAGGCGGATGCGCCGCACATCCACATCGGCGTCGACGAGGGGGTCGACCACGACAAGATGATCCTCGACGTCGGCGGGCGCACGGTCCACCTCATCAACGAAGCGATGGACGGGGTGAACACGCTGGTCTGGAACGGTCCGCTCGGCGCGTTCGAGTTGCACCCGTTCGACCGCGGTACCTCCGCCGTCGCCCTGCATGCGGCCAAGCGGACGGCGGCGGGCATGCTGTCGGTCGCCGGCGGTGGCGACACGGTGGCGGCCTTGTCGCATGCGAAGGTCGCGGACAAATTCTCCTACCTGTCGACGGCGGGCGGGGCGTTCCTGGAGTGGCTCGAAGGCAAGCCGCTCCCGGGCGTCGACGCTTTGAAGCCGGCCGAATAG
- a CDS encoding class I fructose-bisphosphate aldolase, whose product MSETLQDIAAAMMADGQGILAADESTGTIQKRFDQIGVENTEANRQAYRELLFTADDAMKNYVSGVILFDETLRQSTLDGRRFAEVIKAAGAVPGIKVDAGAKPLAAFPGEKVTEGLDGLRGRLQEYYELGARFAKWRAVIDILPADSLPTAGAIACNAHALARYAALCQENGIVPIVEPEVIMDGPNSGHDIATCYKVTELTLNMVFDELYAQRVDLTGMILKPNMIVPGANGPQVSTREVAEQTIACLKATVPAAVPGIAFLSGGQSDEAATEHLAIMNQIGGFPWKMTFSYGRALQQACLKAWGGKKENVPAAQAAFKHRAKMNGLAALGTWRAEDEREAA is encoded by the coding sequence ATGAGTGAGACGTTGCAGGACATTGCCGCGGCCATGATGGCCGATGGTCAGGGCATCCTGGCGGCCGATGAGTCCACTGGCACCATCCAGAAGCGTTTCGACCAGATCGGTGTCGAGAACACCGAAGCGAACCGCCAAGCTTATCGCGAACTGCTCTTCACTGCCGACGACGCGATGAAGAACTACGTCTCCGGCGTGATCCTGTTCGACGAGACCCTGCGCCAGTCGACGCTGGACGGGCGCCGCTTCGCCGAGGTGATCAAGGCCGCCGGCGCCGTGCCGGGCATCAAGGTCGACGCCGGCGCCAAGCCGCTCGCCGCATTCCCGGGCGAGAAGGTGACCGAGGGCCTCGACGGGCTGCGCGGCCGCCTGCAGGAATACTACGAGCTCGGCGCCCGCTTCGCGAAGTGGCGCGCGGTGATCGACATCCTGCCGGCCGACAGCCTGCCGACCGCAGGCGCCATCGCCTGCAATGCGCACGCGCTCGCCCGCTATGCCGCGCTGTGCCAGGAGAACGGCATCGTGCCGATCGTCGAGCCGGAAGTCATCATGGACGGCCCCAACTCCGGCCATGACATCGCCACCTGCTACAAGGTGACCGAGCTGACGCTGAACATGGTGTTTGACGAGCTGTACGCGCAGCGCGTCGACCTCACGGGCATGATCTTGAAGCCGAACATGATCGTGCCGGGCGCCAACGGGCCGCAGGTATCCACCCGCGAGGTCGCCGAGCAGACGATCGCGTGTCTGAAGGCGACCGTGCCGGCCGCGGTGCCGGGGATCGCCTTCCTCTCCGGCGGTCAGTCGGACGAGGCGGCGACCGAGCATCTCGCCATCATGAACCAGATCGGCGGCTTCCCCTGGAAGATGACCTTCTCCTACGGCCGCGCGCTGCAACAGGCCTGCCTCAAGGCGTGGGGCGGCAAGAAGGAGAACGTGCCGGCCGCGCAGGCGGCGTTCAAGCACCGCGCCAAGATGAACGGGCTCGCCGCGCTCGGCACCTGGCGTGCCGAGGACGAGCGCGAGGCCGCGTAA
- a CDS encoding thiamine phosphate synthase: protein MQRLILTVPDRLDPQVLGATLEGGAAAAVVFEGRSASPALIEVAQNAGAAALATCALGEGASPWPLKGDADGAHLVGDFAARVAGLGRRPEGLTVGAAAQSRHEAMTLGEAGSDYVWFGSTATLSEAAAEMACWWQALFEVPAVLAGPADDPALALMIATRVEFIAVNVFESEADPVRRVAAINALLREGAVTS from the coding sequence ATGCAACGGCTGATCCTCACGGTTCCCGACCGTCTCGATCCGCAGGTGCTCGGCGCCACGCTCGAGGGTGGCGCCGCCGCCGCGGTGGTGTTCGAGGGGCGCTCGGCGTCCCCCGCGCTCATCGAAGTCGCGCAGAACGCGGGCGCGGCGGCGCTGGCGACATGTGCGCTGGGCGAGGGGGCGAGCCCCTGGCCGCTGAAGGGTGACGCCGACGGGGCCCATCTCGTCGGCGATTTCGCCGCACGCGTCGCCGGGTTGGGCCGGCGGCCGGAGGGGCTGACCGTGGGCGCCGCGGCGCAATCGCGCCATGAGGCGATGACCCTAGGCGAAGCCGGGTCCGATTATGTATGGTTCGGGTCGACGGCGACGCTGTCGGAGGCTGCGGCCGAGATGGCCTGCTGGTGGCAGGCCCTGTTCGAGGTCCCGGCCGTCCTCGCGGGCCCGGCGGACGATCCCGCGCTGGCCCTGATGATCGCGACACGTGTGGAGTTCATCGCGGTGAATGTGTTCGAGTCCGAAGCCGACCCGGTGCGCCGGGTCGCGGCCATCAATGCGCTGCTGCGAGAAGGCGCCGTAACATCGTGA
- the efp gene encoding elongation factor P, translating to MKINGNEIRPGNVLEHQNSLWAAVKVQHVKPGKGGAFAQVELKNLIDGRKLNERFRSADTVERVRLEQKDFQYLYRQGEQLVFMDNDTYEQMELAEDFVGERSAFLQDGMTVTVEIWEEKPIGITLPQHVTLEITEADAVVKGQTQSSSYKPAILENGVKVMVPPFIEAGEKIIVDTEEIAYVRRAD from the coding sequence ATGAAGATCAACGGCAACGAAATCCGCCCCGGCAACGTGCTGGAGCATCAGAACTCCCTCTGGGCTGCGGTGAAGGTGCAGCACGTCAAGCCGGGTAAGGGCGGCGCCTTCGCCCAGGTGGAGCTCAAGAACCTCATCGACGGCCGCAAGCTCAACGAGCGCTTCCGCTCCGCCGACACGGTCGAGCGCGTGCGCCTCGAGCAGAAGGACTTCCAGTACCTCTACAGGCAGGGCGAGCAGCTGGTGTTCATGGACAACGACACCTACGAGCAGATGGAACTGGCCGAGGACTTCGTCGGCGAGCGCTCCGCCTTCCTCCAGGACGGCATGACCGTGACCGTCGAGATCTGGGAAGAGAAGCCGATCGGCATCACCCTGCCGCAGCACGTCACGCTGGAGATCACCGAGGCCGACGCCGTGGTGAAGGGGCAGACCCAGTCTTCGTCCTACAAGCCGGCGATCCTGGAAAACGGCGTCAAGGTGATGGTTCCGCCGTTCATCGAAGCGGGCGAGAAGATCATCGTCGACACCGAAGAAATCGCCTACGTCCGCCGCGCGGATTGA
- a CDS encoding LamG domain-containing protein, with product MVTVAGTSLSMQAAYMFKLANERNAAMAAASAGEAAAGATSAATAQLDLMLGDSDAALAAVHEAQTFAFETAELYERGELVLRAVRAQQRGVLRLFGLALPFDDSVSDYVRTTEVEDSGGATASPALPSTGDGSLVDVVTDLVPDALVAWAAGDAAPDFTGANQLGGPLTFTASARFDDLSAGGWQRIFDFGNGPFADNILVTQEGTSNNLVFHIHQGGSQYEVRADNAIVEGERAVWTARVDESGAMSIFKDGRLLAASLGLAGAQVASVDRSSNLIGESNWAGDTDLVGAVYGLEVHGEALSNDEIEAMLANGDPWA from the coding sequence ATGGTGACCGTCGCGGGGACTTCGCTGTCCATGCAGGCAGCGTACATGTTCAAGCTCGCGAACGAGCGCAACGCCGCCATGGCCGCAGCCTCGGCGGGCGAGGCGGCGGCGGGCGCCACCTCCGCCGCCACGGCGCAGCTGGACCTGATGCTGGGCGATTCGGACGCGGCGCTGGCGGCCGTGCACGAGGCGCAGACCTTCGCGTTCGAGACCGCGGAGCTCTACGAGCGGGGCGAGCTGGTCCTGCGCGCGGTGCGGGCGCAGCAGCGCGGCGTCCTGCGCCTCTTCGGCCTCGCCCTGCCGTTCGACGATTCTGTGTCGGACTATGTGCGCACCACCGAGGTCGAGGACAGCGGCGGCGCCACCGCGTCTCCCGCCCTCCCGTCGACCGGCGACGGATCGCTCGTCGACGTCGTCACCGACCTGGTGCCCGACGCCCTCGTCGCCTGGGCCGCGGGCGACGCCGCGCCCGACTTCACCGGCGCCAACCAGCTGGGCGGCCCGCTGACCTTCACCGCGTCGGCCCGGTTCGACGACCTGTCCGCCGGTGGCTGGCAGCGCATCTTCGACTTCGGCAACGGACCCTTTGCCGACAATATTCTGGTGACGCAGGAGGGGACGTCCAACAACCTCGTCTTCCACATCCACCAGGGCGGATCGCAATACGAGGTGCGCGCCGACAACGCGATCGTGGAGGGCGAGCGGGCGGTGTGGACCGCGCGTGTGGACGAGAGCGGCGCGATGTCGATCTTCAAGGACGGCAGGTTGCTGGCCGCCTCGCTCGGGTTGGCCGGGGCGCAGGTCGCCAGCGTCGACCGCAGCTCCAATCTCATCGGCGAATCCAATTGGGCGGGCGACACGGACCTGGTCGGCGCCGTCTATGGCCTCGAGGTCCACGGCGAGGCGCTCAGCAACGACGAGATCGAGGCGATGCTGGCGAACGGCGACCCCTGGGCCTGA
- a CDS encoding inositol monophosphatase family protein translates to MARSALLNVMVAAAEKAGRSLARDFGEVENLQVSRKGPADFVSKADMRAEEIVYRELSKARPSYGFLGEEGTSEQGDGHHRWIVDPLDGTTNFLHGVPIFAVSIALERQGELVAGVVYNPVMDELYVAEKGNGAFMNDRRLRVSARSDLADCLIGTGLPFMGHGNQVRTLSELQQLFGRVAGIRRPGAAALDLAWTAAGRYDGFWEHDLKPWDMAAGIVLVREAGGFVTDASGGTKYFESASIVAGNESVHRSLLKMVADAGPAKVGPRS, encoded by the coding sequence ATGGCCCGTTCCGCGCTGCTCAACGTAATGGTCGCCGCCGCCGAGAAGGCCGGACGATCACTCGCCCGTGACTTCGGCGAGGTCGAAAACCTCCAGGTCTCGCGCAAGGGCCCGGCGGACTTCGTCTCCAAGGCCGACATGCGTGCCGAGGAGATCGTCTATCGCGAGCTGTCCAAGGCGCGCCCCAGCTACGGCTTCCTGGGCGAGGAGGGGACCAGCGAGCAGGGCGACGGGCATCACCGCTGGATCGTCGACCCGCTCGACGGCACCACCAATTTCCTGCACGGCGTGCCGATCTTCGCCGTCTCCATCGCGCTGGAGCGGCAGGGCGAGCTGGTCGCCGGCGTCGTCTACAATCCGGTGATGGACGAGCTGTACGTCGCCGAGAAGGGCAACGGCGCCTTCATGAACGACCGGCGTCTGCGCGTCTCCGCCCGGTCCGACCTCGCCGACTGCCTGATCGGCACCGGGCTGCCCTTCATGGGCCACGGCAACCAGGTGCGCACACTGTCGGAGCTGCAACAGCTGTTCGGCCGCGTCGCCGGGATCCGCCGGCCGGGTGCGGCCGCGCTCGACCTGGCGTGGACCGCGGCCGGCCGCTACGACGGCTTCTGGGAGCACGACCTGAAGCCGTGGGACATGGCCGCCGGCATCGTCCTGGTGCGCGAGGCGGGCGGCTTCGTGACCGACGCGTCGGGCGGGACGAAGTACTTCGAATCGGCGTCGATCGTGGCGGGCAACGAATCGGTGCACCGCTCGCTGTTGAAGATGGTCGCGGACGCCGGACCGGCCAAAGTGGGCCCCCGCTCATAG
- a CDS encoding flagellar motor protein MotA, which translates to MARKKDPYKLSSPQVYLWRMSLFVILCAFLLFIQFETVADSFMANPVLNGLIIAVGVFGIVLAVLMVMRLFREIAWVNRFRTGMPAGRRPPLLLAPMATLLRDGVDETVMSAVTMRAMLDTIGTRLDEKRDILRYLIGLLVFLGLLGTFYGLLQTVGSVGATIQSLDVSSGDSSLVFQNLKSGLEAPLVGMGTAFSSSLFGLTGSLIVGFLDLQAGQAQNRFYTELEDWLSTLTDIVDDVEASGVSQVALDLQRAVERLSEVLATAQGGGTDRQTAKALGSLAEGIQAIVKNTRREQKVLIDWAEAQGAQNERIEELLVRLNRALEADERA; encoded by the coding sequence ATGGCGCGCAAGAAAGACCCTTATAAGCTCTCGAGCCCACAGGTCTATCTGTGGCGCATGTCGCTGTTCGTCATCTTGTGCGCGTTCCTGCTCTTCATCCAGTTCGAGACGGTCGCCGACTCGTTCATGGCGAACCCGGTGCTCAACGGGCTCATCATCGCCGTCGGCGTGTTCGGCATCGTGCTGGCGGTGCTGATGGTGATGCGCCTCTTCCGCGAGATCGCCTGGGTGAACCGGTTCCGCACCGGCATGCCGGCCGGGCGCCGGCCGCCGCTGCTGCTGGCGCCGATGGCCACGCTCCTGCGCGACGGTGTGGACGAGACGGTGATGAGCGCGGTCACCATGCGCGCCATGCTCGACACCATCGGCACCCGGCTCGACGAGAAGCGCGATATCCTGCGCTACCTCATCGGCCTCCTGGTCTTCCTCGGCCTGCTGGGCACCTTCTACGGCCTGTTGCAGACGGTGGGGTCGGTGGGGGCGACGATCCAGTCGCTGGACGTGTCGTCGGGCGACTCGTCGCTGGTCTTCCAGAACCTCAAGTCGGGGCTGGAGGCGCCGCTTGTGGGCATGGGCACGGCGTTCTCGTCCTCGCTCTTCGGTCTGACGGGCTCGCTCATCGTCGGCTTCCTGGACCTGCAGGCCGGCCAGGCGCAGAACCGCTTCTACACCGAGCTGGAGGACTGGCTCTCCACGCTGACAGACATCGTCGACGACGTCGAGGCGTCGGGCGTGTCGCAGGTGGCGCTGGACCTGCAACGGGCGGTGGAGCGGCTGTCCGAGGTGCTGGCCACCGCCCAGGGCGGCGGCACCGACCGGCAGACCGCCAAGGCGCTGGGATCCCTCGCGGAAGGCATCCAGGCCATCGTCAAGAACACGCGGCGCGAGCAGAAGGTCCTGATCGACTGGGCCGAGGCGCAGGGCGCGCAGAACGAACGGATCGAGGAGCTGCTGGTGCGCCTCAACCGCGCGCTGGAAGCCGACGAGCGCGCGTGA